CTCAttgtcattcaattacaaaataatGCTAGCAATGCGACCGGAACTAATGttcaagacaaataacaaaataacaggTTTGACATCTGTTGACGTttcggtcacaaccgaagctaagcttatcagattgaggtacactttataccatttcgaagctaagatagagaACTACATTTcatatgaagacatcaaaaccCAATTCgttcattttcaaggtcaaaatgtgcaatctcagagaaaatagaACACTATCCACAAAACagtacatttggcagtcaagggtatttttgtcatttcacatgctaccgTACTCCgattaatttgaaattttgtaggcaactatttAACAcaatttcctacaactttcatgttttgacctaagtttgattcggcttctaacatggacgaattaaaCAGGTAAGAACAGGGCAGTTTCAACCTTAAAGCTagaaattttctttaggcaagtccaTCTAGCACATAATACACTAATTTATCACATAACAAAACTATCAAACCATGGCCaatcattaatcatcacatgagagcagaaaattcaccataaaaactgaaatttatcaTAACACTACTTCAACCTAtgaaatttctcacaaaactacataTTTAACAACTCTAATCCACCAATTTACAATTATTAAGAGCAAAGAGGGATTTCTAGACAAGTTACCTTGGAACCTTAAGAAAGATGGTAGTTTAGGGTTTCTTCTTCCAAAATCACTCCCCCAAAAGCTCTAAACCTTCTTAGTGAgtaacttttatggagtagtttgcaattttaacggttggaactcaagatttgaagaagaaattgaagatgcaagatgaagttttctctcttttttcctctcccTATTTTCGGCCAAGAAGACATGAAagtgaaggaaattttggtcaaattttgaggtttagtaaaggtaagaaactTGGGTCAAAGTTGGGTAGATTTTCGACAAGTGTCGTCGTAGGATCAaagctcaattttttcttttttttttctttttctttggtcaaatattgtggctggtttaagagatattttagagttaattagctgaaataaaaacaaggatattaaggtaataaagtagtgttcaaatggtgtactcactcggtaaAAAACGGTAtacgtcggttcacaccgttttccTTATCTCGCGCGTACTAGAGTTTTCACTCataattcactaatttattattattactctttttttttttttttaatataaaggGGGAAACCCCCGATATTTTATTTATAACAACGGATAAACCCAAGAAGGTGGAAAAATTCCCAACCTTCAAAACATGCCGGATAACTAGGAGCTATACCTACACAGGAAACCTGCGAATGTATGGAAAACCTATCGCATCCAAATTAATCAGCGACCGAACTCTACTTGGAAGCTGCTGAACAAATTGAAAAGTAACATATGGACTCTCCCGAGATAACGCTGCTAAGCTATCTGCCATGGCATTCGCCTCACGATGAATATGTGTAATAGACCCCTTCACCTTGCCCAGTAACAAGCGAAGTTGACTTAAGACGCTGCACAACGGCCACTTACCAACCGATCGATTCTGGACCAACCTTACCAACACTAAGGAATCCACCTCTACCAAAATACCTGACAACCCTGCCCCCATACACCACTGCAGCCCAGAACACAATGCTAAGCCCTCCGCATATACCACTTCATATTCCCCAAATTCCTCATAAAAAGCACCAATCATCTTCCCTTCAGAATCACGTACCACCCCACCACCTTTAGCTAAACCATTGATCACACTTGCATCTGTGTTGAGTTTGAACGACCCTCTAGGCGGCTTCATCCATGATATAGCCTTCAGACAGAAGGATTTGGCTGGCTTGACCCGAAAAAACCGTGCAAAATACGTATCCATATCCCCCTCCAACTGCACTTTGTTTAACATACAAGCCGCCCCCTTAGCAACCAACCACCCATTGGCTTCGAAGATAACTTTGGAATGGACAGGGTGAAGATTTCCAAACCGAGCATCATTTCTACTACGCCATAGAAACCATAACACCACTACCGGTATGACACACCGAACATGATCCAATCGACCATTGCTAGAAGATTGGAACCACACCACTAGCAGTGAAGAAACACATGAGAGTGAACGCCACTGAATTCCGCAAGCCAGAAAGAAATGCTGCCAAACAGCACTTGCTAACCTGCCATGTAAGAAAATATGATTCAAGGATTCCACCGCATTACCACAGCAATCACATTTAGAAACCATGGCCATTCCTCTAGACCGGAGCTTGTCGTCCAGAGGGAGAAAATCAGACAAAACCCTCCAAGCTAAGTACGACATTTTTAACGGGAGTAACGGACACCAAATTCCACGGCAAACCAAAGACGTGTTACGCCGCTGCCGAACCAGTTCCCAGGCTGACGACACTGAAAATGCACCATCAGCGGAAGGAGCCCAAATTAACTCGTCCTTAAGCTTCGGAtcaacaaatgtttgagaaataATATTAACAATAGATCGTGGAAGAACCTGGAGGAGACGATCAGTATTCCACCTCGTAGAGGTGTAAAACTCAGCTACCAAAAAGTGAGGAGGCGCACCAGTAACCTGGCTGCTAAGTGGTTCATTGAAAAGCCATCGATCATACCACAAATCGATGAAGCCTTCACCGAGCCGCCAACGAATGTTATCTTCAGTGATAGCCCGCACCAAACAGACCCTCTTCCATGTTGCCGACCCCACAGCAGCCGAAGCCAAACCTGGATGTTGCTCGCCAATGTACTTACGGTGCATAAATCTGGCCCAAGGAGAGCTCTTTTGACGTATTGTCCACCATAATTTCATTGCAAAAGCCCtctccaaatccaaaagagaccGAAACCCCAATCCCCCTTCTTCAACTGGAAAACAGACTTTTTCCCAAGAGGACCAATGAATCCTCCTACCATCCTTGCCATCCCATAAAAAGGCGTTAAACAGCTTGCCCAATCTAATAAAGACCCCCTTAGGCGGTTTAGTAACCTGCAGGAGGTAAAGAGGCATAGAACTCAACACATGACGAATCAATATGAGCTTCCCCCCAGCAGACAGAAACCGGGAACTCCAATGGTGAAGCTTTGCTCTCACGGAGGCAATTACTCCATCAAATAAGATAGCTTTGCTACGGCCAAGAGAAAGCGGGACTCCCAAATATTTGACAGGCCAAGGCTGACCTTGAAACCCCGTTTCTTGCTGAATTAATTGGATAATCTCCGAAGAGAGCTTCGACGAACACAGAAAGCGACTCTTAGAGAGATTAATTTTTTGGCCAGAGAGAGCTTGATAGTCGTGTAAACAGGACGAGACCGCCTGTAAGCATTCAGTCGATGCCCGGGTGAAAATAATCACGTCATCGGCAAACGCAAGAAACGGGACCATCCCTCCCTTAGACAAAAATCTAAACGCTGGATTGCTAGAAAACAGCCGCTGAAGACCCCTTCCAAGAAATTCCgagacaaaaaggaaaagagtggACGATAACGGATCCCCCTGGCGAACCCCTCTAGTCGACTTGAAAAAGCCGGTGAGCTCCCCATTAACCAGGACAGAAAACCAGACGTTGGATACTAACCGAAAAACCAGATCCACTACCTCTTCTTTAAAACCAAATTCTCGCAGCATATATAACAAAAACCCCCAATCCACCCTGTCATACGCCTTCTCCATATCCAACTTCAAGATTACATTAGGGTGACGCAGCTTTTTGTCCAAATCCAGAATCAATTCCTGAGCTAGCAAAACATTATCTTGTATTCCCCTGCCCGGAATAAAACCAGTCTGAAACTCTAAAATCAACCTAGGAAGGAGCTGGTTGATACGGGTGGACAAAACCTTAGAAATGATCTTGGCACTAACATTAGCTAAACTTATTGGTCGAAAATCTTTCCACCCACATGCGCCTTCCCTCTTGGGGAGTAAAATGATCGTCGTACTGGAAAATCCGCGTGGCATTGTGGCACCAGCAAAAAAATCCTGCACCCCGTCCATGAAGTCATCTCTTATACACTCCCAACAACTTTGATAAAAACCCCCGCCAAACCCATCAGGCCCCGCAGCGCTCTGAGGGTCCATTGAGCACACTACAGTATAAACCTCATCCACCGATGGAGATTTCAGCAGCATGTCATTCTCTTCTGGCGTAAGCTTAGGCAGCTCAAGTGAAGGCCTGCTCCCTGAACTAACATCGCGGTCGGCTGTGAACAAAGAGGAGAAAAAATCAGACGCTGACAGTTTAATATCCTCGATATTATCAAGCCAACTGTCCCCGGTGCCCCTAATCCGTGCAATAAAATTAGAGCTGCGTTTCTGCTTAACCGTTGCATGGAAAAAAAGAGGTATTCGCGTCGCCCTCTTTGATCCATTTGATCGCTGCCTTCTGTCTCCAGAATTCACATTCTAAGGCTAGCTCCCGAGAATGGAGTGCCCGTGCCTCATGTACTGCCGACCTAGACAAACCGTCCCTATTTTGATCATACAACAATTCCTTGGCCAATAGATTATCCGCTGCCACTTTGACCCGTTGAGAGACATTCCCAAAAACATCCACATTCCATCCAGCTAAAACTCGCTTAACCACCTTCAActtattaaaaaatttctacATTCCAATTCCAGGAACAGGCTGAGCCCAAGCAGACGTAACTGTTTGTTGAAAAGTAGGATGACTCCGCCAAACATTAAGAAAGCGAAAGGACGACCGCCGCCTTGCCATGCTGCCCCCCTTAACCAGCAACGGACAATGATCAGATCGCCCTCGCTGAAGATGAGCAACTCGAGTCAGCTCAATAGAAGACAGCCAACCAGCATTAACGACCGCTCGATCAAGCCGCTGCCACATACGCCCATTAGTCCATGTGTAGGCAGACCCATCAAACTGTACCGGAAATAGTCCACTCCGATTTAATGCAGAGTTAAATTCTTCCAGGTCACGAATATTCGGGGCTGAACCTCCAATCCTTTCCTCCACAGAAGAAATAACATTGTAATCCCCTACGGCCATCCATGGGAGTGTAACAGACGTTGAAAAATGCTCCAGAGCCTCCCATAACTGTCGCCTACCAATTCTGTTACACCTCGCGTAAACAGCCgaaataaaaatggaagaaccAGAGGGGAAAGACACATGTATATGGACCACCTGATCCGCAGCTTCTACAAAAGAATATCGCGCATCTGAACACCAGAAAATCCAAATTTTGTTGTGCAAGAAGGACTGTGCAAAATCAAAACCCAAGAATAGCTGCACACTATCCAAATGGGAGACATTAGCTAATGGCTCCAATAGGATCAGTAAACGAATATCGTTTGATCTACAAGCGCTACGAATGTGCCTCAACGACTCCTTATTCGCAGCACCCCGAATGTTCCACACTATAAACTTAATCGGATCTAACATTATGAGACCGAAGGTTATAAGGAGCAGATGAAGGCTTACCGTCTCTTTTTCTGGTCTGCCTACCACGAGTCTTGTGACTTTGAACCAAATTTTGCAGCAATTGTGTGTCTGTATCATCCAGAAGAGCTCCAGGGACAACCGGGTCATCGCTTAACTTAGATGCTGCAATTCTGCTGGCCAGCCGAtccctaaaattttttaactcaTCCAAAGAGATACCTTTCAACCCTAACTGTCCCTCAGAGTTATAGCGCACTAGACGAGCATGACCTTCATGCCGTCGAGGAGAAAGGGAACAAGCCCGCTCGCGCTGCGGCATTGAAGGCACAGATTTAGTCAACAAAATATCATCTCGGCCGAAAGAAGGAATTGTGTCCGATAAAGCTTTAACCGGAGAGGAAGAATCCGGAGGAAAACAAGTCAGTACTGAGAGATCATTCTGTGTATTCGCAGCACCCCCCGATATG
The DNA window shown above is from Coffea arabica cultivar ET-39 chromosome 5e, Coffea Arabica ET-39 HiFi, whole genome shotgun sequence and carries:
- the LOC113743845 gene encoding uncharacterized protein; translated protein: MPQRERACSLSPRRHEGHARLVRYNSEGQLGLKGISLDELKNFRDRLASRIAASKLSDDPVVPGALLDDTDTQLLQNLVQSHKTRGRQTRKRDDPIKFIVWNIRGAANKESLRHIRSACRSNDIRLLILLEPLANVSHLDSVQLFLGFDFAQSFLHNKIWIFWCSDARYSFVEAADQVVHIHVSFPSGSSIFISAVYARCNRIGRRQLWEALEHFSTSVTLPWMAVGDYNVISSVEERIGGSAPNIRDLEEFNSALNRSGLFPVQFDGSAYTWTNGRMWQRLDRAVVNAGWLSSIELTRVAHLQRGRSDHCPLLVKGGSMKFFNKLKVVKRVLAGWNVDVFGNVSQRVKVAADNLLAKELLYDQNRDADRDVSSGSRPSLELPKLTPEENDMLLKSPSVDEVYTVVCSMDPQSAAGPDGFGGGFYQSCWECIRDDFMDGVQDFFAGATMPRGFSSTTIILLPKREGACGWKDFRPISLANVSAKIISKVLSTRINQLLPRLILEFQTGFIPGRGIQDNVLLAQELILDLDKKLRHPNVILKLDMEKAYDRVDWGFLLYMLREFGFKEEVVDLVFRLVSNVWFSVLVNGELTGFFKSTRGVRQGDPLSSTLFLFVSEFLGRGLQRLFSSNPAFRFLSKGGMVPFLAFADDVIIFTRASTECLQAVSSCLHDYQALSGQKINLSKSRFLCSSKLSSEIIQLIQQETGFQGQPWPVKYLGVPLSLGRSKAILFDGVIASVRAKLHHWSSRFLSAGGKLILIRHVLSSMPLYLLQVTKPPKGVFIRLGKLFNAFLWDGKDGRRIHWSSWEKVCFPVEEGGLGFRSLLDLERAFAMKLWWTIRQKSSPWARFMHRKYIGEQHPGLASAAVGSATWKRVCLVRAITEDNIRWRLGEGFIDLWYDRWLFNEPLSSQVTGAPPHFLVAEFYTSTRWNTDRLLQVLPRSIVNIISQTFVDPKLKDELIWAPSADGAFSVSSAWELVRQRRNTSLVCRGIWCPLLPLKMSYLAWRVLSDFLPLDDKLRSRGMAMVSKCDCCGNAVESLNHIFLHGRLASAVWQHFFLACGIQWRSLSCVSSLLVVWFQSSSNGRLDHVRCVIPVVVLWFLWRSRNDARFGNLHPVHSKVIFEANGWLVAKGAACMLNKVQLEGDMDTYFARFFRVKPAKSFCLKAISWMKPPRGSFKLNTDASVINGLAKGGGVVRDSEGKMIGAFYEEFGEYEVVYAEGLALCSGLQWCMGAGLSGILVEVDSLVLVRLVQNRSVGKWPLCSVLSQLRLLLGKVKGSITHIHREANAMADSLAALSRESPYVTFQFVQQLPSRVRSLINLDAIGFPYIRRFPV